ATGAGGATGGTTGAGGCTAACTTGGATCAGTGTTAGTTGGAGTGGCAGTGCCACTGAAATCACAAGTGCCTGGAGCTTGACCCTTCTTTTGGAAGAAGCTATTGACAGCATAGCTGCAGTGAGACCTAACATTGTCAGGGTTAAAGCAAGGTGCCTTTGGGTGAGTGGGATTACAGTCTGCTCCATTGCCACAAGCATAGTCTAAGGTATTCTGTAACACTGAATCACTAATCCCTGTTTTGCACACACACCATGAGGCACCTACAtagaccaagaaaaaaaaagagaggcaaTGTTTAGTGATTGATTTAAGTTACCATGTCACTCCATTCTCTTTGTTCTATGTTTAAGCCAACAAGATTTGGGAAAACTTGGAACTTTTCTTGACTACATAAACAAGAAGTTGAAATGAGACACGAACAGAAGGAAAAATCTTGAATTTAATTTTTCGTTATTCAAAGTACAAGCAACTAAAGAAACAGGAGTCTATCAATGGCAACTTTTAATCTTTTCCATCAATGGCATAAGACTCAGGAACAGTGAAACCCTTGACTGCTACAAGAATCTTTTTAACTCGAGCCAAAAGGCTTCAGATAAGGGCAGCGAGAATGCTAAGAAAGCTGAAGAAGAGTGGAATTTCTTACTAGAGTGGCCAGCCATGGCTAGAAGGAGAAGTGAAAGAACCAGAGCAGCCATAGATGCGTTCAGACAAAATGTCACAGTTGTTTCCTCTAAAGAGAAAATAATGAAAAGATAGAGCAAGTGGAGAAAACAGTGGGAGTGAGTGTCTGGCTAATTGTGTTGTAGAGAGATGTGTAAGATGAGAGTGGCTACTTGTTGCGTGTCGTCTTCTGTCTCTTCTCAAAACCCTTTGAGAGCTTTTCGCATCATTAGCTCGTGTAAACTTGTGTAAGTAcgtatatgtaaaaaaaaatatatatatatatatatatatgttttcgaGATTTAAACAAGACACAGTGTATTATTGttggtaaaaatgttatatatctAGTTCtgcattataaaataaaagttaatgaAACGGGAGAGTGAACGgtttaagaaattttttcagTCTTCGTCACTGTCATAAACCATGGCCATACGACGGTGAGTCGGAGCTTTTCTCGGAGGAGACTCCTCCTCATCCGACTCAATCCCTTTCCTTTTACGGCCACTACCACGTTCCTTCTCTGCCTGCATTCACCACAACATAATATTACAATCTGAGGATGATCCTTCTCATTACGAACAACATATAACatgacccttttttttttgtttactttccGTACctcagcttcttcatcttcttctgaatATCTGTTAGCTTttgcgtcttcttcttcttcctcctcatcttcttcagcatCTTCCTCATACTCATCTTCTGGTTCCTTGACTCTTTTACGGGAACGTGGcctttcctcctcttcttcctcttcttcagtcTCATACTCTGATtcctctctctcactctctgaGTACTCCGCTTGACGCCTTGTCGGCCTCGCTGAACTCATTGAAGACCTCCCCGGAAAGCCTTTCTGGCTCTGGTTTGCAGAAGCGGTTAAaccattattttattattattccgCAAGGTGTGAATATGTTTTGTTTACCTTCTTGGCGTTCATAATTCTTCGTTCCCGTTGCGCTTCAGCTTCCAGATCCTCCTCATAGCCACGGTTTGAGCGGTGAGAACCATAGTGGTCCGTCTCTTCATCCTGGTTCCAGCAAACAATTAGTCTCCTTCTGGAATCTTTGATTTAGAATATGGAAAGAACACAAACCTCTTCGAGGGCATCTTCCAAGTACCCAGTGGAAAGTTGTCTCCTTGCAACAGGAAGTGGATACTTGCGCTTGATTTTCTCCCTTGCTTGACTCAGCTTTGTACTAGCCTTGAGGTTTTGGCTTTCCATCTGGTgaaaatttgatattattaaatgaGGAAAAGTCAACAACTTCAGACAGAGAAATTACAATTGGTTTTTGTTGGAGCTAAGTGAAGAGGTTACCCTTTCTCTCTTTTCCTTCTCCCTCTCAGGGTCAATGTCAGTGACACAGTTCTTAACTTTGAAGTCCTTCTTTTCCCTCGAGTCAACAAGGGCTGTCAAAAGCCTATGGGAATTTGACGTTAGAGATgatggaataaatctcattttcttcaaaattctTCCTTGCGATTGAAGGATTCCCTACAACGACATCCAAATAAGGCAAGAGGTGAGAATCTAGTAAATAGAATCATATGGGTTCTATGAGAGCATTTAGCTGATCGCTGGTTCGAGTCCCAGGAGGATGGAACAACTACAAATCTATCAGGTAACATAAGCAGAAGGAATGAAGAATTAGCACCTTTTCATGTTTGAGTAAAAGGTGATTCTGGTCTTGTCGTGCATCTTGTTCAGTTATATCAAGAACTTCGTTTCCTATCAATAGCTGTAAGCTTCCATCTGACCACCTTACAAATCGAGCATTACTTTCACTCTGCATATGAACATAACAGGACATTAGTAGACTGCAGCAGAAGTAAGGAAAAAGTAGAACATAAATGCAATAAGCAACGGACCAATCAAACAAAGACTAAAAGACTTGTTTATAGGCAGGTTTCAAATAAATCCTAAAGGATTAGAAGAACTGCTCAACAGAGACAATCGTAAAATCTCACTCTAACCATATGAACACATGCTCGTAATGAACAGCACAAAGGAACCTAATCTCGAATACATACTGCATCAAAGGTATGTATGTGTCTGTATTAGCATCATTGAACATATGATACCTATCAGCAAAATATTTGTAACTTTACCAAGAAATGCCAGTTCATGAAATTGGTGGAGCAGAAGTACTAGAAATATGAAACATACATAGCAGCATCACAGCTTTGACGGAAAATTTTGAAAGGGAGAAGATTTGAAGAAGTGTACACTTACATATGTTTTACCATCTCGACCCTTAACGAACCTATGGCGCACAATATTGTTAACCAGACGAATACGCGTCTTTGCTCCATCTCTCTCAAATGTGTCTTCTTCAACAAATGTCTTGGCATCAAATGGATTTGGATCAATGCCCATGATACTCGAAACTTTAATCATGTTCATCTGAAATAtatcaaagagaaaaaaaaggtaGGGTAAAGTTAACCTCATTCTTTTGGGCTAAAAAACGGGATTTCAGAATATAAGACTGAATAGCATTCTCCTATACAACAAATGACCCTTCATGCTAAGTAAATGCGGAAGCATGTTTCAAAGCAACATAAAGCACATATACCTTTTCGGGATCACCTGGAGGAGGGCGGAAAGGAACTTCCACTTCCAAAGGGGGGCCAACTGGTCTCTCCCTGTGCCTAACTTCAACACGCTCATCTTCTGACTCGTATCGAGGATCCTCTTCAGGGACCATATCATCATCAAGCATCATATCGTCAGGTCTCTGATCCTTCTCAGAGCCCTCTTCGTCTTCGATTGGCgatctctgaaaaaaaaatgaaaatctcaGCATACATACGTGCAAAGTCATACAGTTTctaaaagaaagcaaaaaactGGAAAAGAAACAGCCATGATGTAAACTCACAGGTTCGTCAGCCTCAATGTCATTCCGAACATATTCTTCTGCATCTTCATCATCGGAAGATCCAAATACATTACGAATGTTAACATCTGACTGTGCAACAGGAGCCTCTTCCTTCTCCTGACTAGGTGACCTACACGCCATGCCATTTTTCCATTTACAACATACAAAGTGAAGCATAAGCAAATTGGCAATCCAAAGAATCTCAAATACACTCAGATGACTAGCAAGAATGATCAAATACATCAAAAGCACAATACCAAGTTCAAAGGAAGACACACAACAAACAAAGTGAACCATAAGAAAATTGGCAATCCAAGGAATCTCAAATACTCTCCAGTCTCAGAAAAATCACAGAGTACCAAAAGCCACACAAAACAGCTAGAAAAGGGTGTACCTTGGACTCCTCCTAGTCTGCTCAACCTCTTCATCTTCAGACTCATAACGCCTTTCGCCAGACCTCTCTGATCCACTCTCAACAACATCTCGTCTCGTCGTTGTAGCCACTctctcttcatctccttcttcttctacttcttcttcgCTTTCCTCGCGTGGATCAGCAACATCACCTTCCTGTGAATTTTCCTCCCTCTCACCCTCACTTTCTCCATTACCAGGTTCTACAACGCCCTGCTCCCCGTCAGACTCAGCTTCAGGCTCACCGTGAACTTCAATCTCGGCTTCACCTTCTTCTCCAGGCTCCACCCCGCCCTCTGCCTCATCCTATTGGTGTTTCAGATAATCATGGATTAAAAATCCACTGCCACAACGCTATGGAATCAGCCAATAAGCTCGCTTTCATACGAAgctgaattagggtttaaatgACTTGCATTCTCAATTGCAATTCAGGCGAAATGAATTAGCTATCGCAATACCCAAACGTTCCAAGAAAATTcgagaaaacaaaaaacaatcgaGGAGCTAAGAGAGAGGGATTACGGAAGGATAGTGGGGCTGAGGATTTGATTCATGTTCGGAGtcgatctcttcttcttcctcctccgaATTATCACCGAAGAGATTCTGCATCATCACAGATCTCTTTACTTCTCCCGCCACCATCTTCGCCTCTCTAGTTTCTCACAGTCGCTCGTCACGGTGATCGTTATCTGAGCTCCGATGTAGCGTTAACTCTTGAAGATTCAATTTTGTGTTTTCGAGTttatagaaagaaaagaaaacattaatattaataatatacagataACGGGCCAGAAATATTTCACAGGCCCAATAAGAGTCCATGATCCAAAATAATAAGGGGCCCACACATTTTCTCACAGGAAACTCCTCAAAAACCCTAGTTTCGTTTTAAGCTTACACCAAAGCACAGCGCCGACGCCGAATCACTAGGAGGAGAAGGAGCAGCAACAATGACAGGCAAGACGGTGAAGGATGTGTCTCCACACGAGTTCGTCAAGGCTTACGCTGCCCATCTCAAGCGCTCCGGCAAGGTAGAATCTCACGATTATAAGCTTTTGGCATGTATCCTTCTTTACTAGCTTGGTGTTTGGGATGAGAGTGCAATGAGAGATGttgatttgaaacttgaaaTTGGCCATGAAGTCTACGAATCACTACTGTAAATTTCAGTAAAGTTTGATCCTTTTCTTGTGGGTCTCTTTGCATTTGTCTCTCTGGATGAGATTTCAGTTAGATTGTATTGGTACTGGATGCTTGTTTTGGGTTTATGCTTTAGATTTATACAATATTGTGCCTTTTTGATGTAGATTGAGTTGCCTGCGTGGACAGACATTGTCAAGACTGGTAAACTTAAGGAGCTTGCTCCCTATGACCCTGACTGGTACTACATCAGAGCTGGTATGCATATTCTATTCACTTATGTAATGATGGTTGTGTCTTTTTGTTTCTGAGATTGAGagttgtaatctttttttttatgtagcATCCATGGCGAGGAAAGTGTACCTGAGAGGTGGACTTGGTGTTGGTGCGTTCCGTAGGATTTACGGAGGAAGCAAGAGGAACGGAAGCCGTCCTCCTCATTTCTGCAAGAGCAGTGGTGGCGTTGCTCGTCACATTCTTCAGCAGCTTCAGACCATGAACATTGTCGACCTTGACACCAAGGGGTTAGTTGCTTTTATCTTCGTCCTCTCTTATTTGTGTATATTCTTTGGTAGTGTGTAAGTAGGAAtagtaggaacatgatttatgACAAGAAAGGTCAATAAAAAGCTGCTTAAAGGTGCAATTGTGACATGAGATTGTCCATACATGACTCACTATATGAAATGTACATGGTTTTGGTGGTACGGCGCTTATGGGATTATAGACTAGCTAAGCTATACTTAATTTTGATGTAACCAGGGGAAGGAAGATCACATCGAGTGGTGAGAGAGATCTTGACCAAGTCGCAGGGAGGATCGCAGCAGAAGCAATCTAAATCAAAGATCATCACAATAGCTGATTGTTCGTTTCCagagtttttaatgttttcgaGTTTAGTTACATGGAATGAGTTGCTTTTGAAATCATGAATGGGATGtaacttcacatttttgttttggCGAGACTTTTTCACCTATTTTGCTCCTTTTTCTTTATTCTCAGCGACTTTTGgctatatatctatactattaaaacaaaatctttaTTAGAATTCtgccattactttttaatttattcacaaagCTATGCCACTCTTTTTTTAGGCCACTCTCTTTTCTtagaataattttaattatttttgctaTCTATatattcaaccaataaaaaacaaATGCCTATTTTATAGTAACTATCATATATAGCGTAGATTACTATcaataattagttttatattcTTTAGCAATTTCAAAAGGTATGATGGTATCAATAATATTCGGATTTCCTAAACTAAACGATTCTTATGCTAtaatatatctattctattaaaactccTATATGACCAATTGATAAAATGTTGTgtccaatttaaaaatataactgcAATGAATTGATTAAATAGAATATTGTGTTGATATGTTAATAACTGTCACGATCCATGTTTTTGTAACTGCATTGAACTGATtaaatagaatatattattATCTGTAGTGATATAACTGCATCGATCCATATTTTTATAACGGTATCGAACTGAATAACTGCATGAACTATTTGTACACTTCGTAAGTTGGAGTATCTTTACAGTTATATCATTGATATATCTTTTTATAATGATATGTTGATTGTTTCTCATAATCTCGGTTAAGAAGtataaaatgtaattattaaaGTATACACTTTATATTTGTtaagaaatacaaaagaaaacacttatagtagttttactttttattttcacCCCTAATATTgggaaagaaaatatatactcTTTCCGTTCCCAAAAGATCTatgttttagtattttcacattttttattaaacatattaaaatttagctataaatgcatagttttttataattttatatttcttatatttttaaaccgataagattttaagaaatacaattaatgtttttaatttctcattattagttgaaaaaattgcattgaaaatatagaatatgtatctttttgaaacatttttttatttagaatataGAACTTTTAGGAACGGAGAGAATACTATTT
This genomic stretch from Brassica napus cultivar Da-Ae chromosome C9, Da-Ae, whole genome shotgun sequence harbors:
- the LOC106382197 gene encoding 40S ribosomal protein S19-3; its protein translation is MTGKTVKDVSPHEFVKAYAAHLKRSGKIELPAWTDIVKTGKLKELAPYDPDWYYIRAASMARKVYLRGGLGVGAFRRIYGGSKRNGSRPPHFCKSSGGVARHILQQLQTMNIVDLDTKGGRKITSSGERDLDQVAGRIAAEAI
- the LOC106382196 gene encoding protein LEO1 homolog isoform X1; translated protein: MVAGEVKRSVMMQNLFGDNSEEEEEEIDSEHESNPQPHYPSDEAEGGVEPGEEGEAEIEVHGEPEAESDGEQGVVEPGNGESEGEREENSQEGDVADPREESEEEVEEEGDEERVATTTRRDVVESGSERSGERRYESEDEEVEQTRRSPRSPSQEKEEAPVAQSDVNIRNVFGSSDDEDAEEYVRNDIEADEPRSPIEDEEGSEKDQRPDDMMLDDDMVPEEDPRYESEDERVEVRHRERPVGPPLEVEVPFRPPPGDPEKMNMIKVSSIMGIDPNPFDAKTFVEEDTFERDGAKTRIRLVNNIVRHRFVKGRDGKTYSESNARFVRWSDGSLQLLIGNEVLDITEQDARQDQNHLLLKHEKGILQSQGRILKKMRFIPSSLTSNSHRLLTALVDSREKKDFKVKNCVTDIDPEREKEKRERMESQNLKASTKLSQAREKIKRKYPLPVARRQLSTGYLEDALEEDEETDHYGSHRSNRGYEEDLEAEAQRERRIMNAKKSQKGFPGRSSMSSARPTRRQAEYSESEREESEYETEEEEEEEERPRSRKRVKEPEDEYEEDAEEDEEEEEEDAKANRYSEEDEEAEAEKERGSGRKRKGIESDEEESPPRKAPTHRRMAMVYDSDED
- the LOC106382196 gene encoding protein LEO1 homolog isoform X2, translated to MVAGEVKRSVMMQNLFGDNSEEEEEEIDSEHESNPQPHYPSDEAEGGVEPGEEGEAEIEVHGEPEAESDGEQGVVEPGNGESEGEREENSQEGDVADPREESEEEVEEEGDEERVATTTRRDVVESGSERSGERRYESEDEEVEQTRRSPRSPSQEKEEAPVAQSDVNIRNVFGSSDDEDAEEYVRNDIEADEPRSPIEDEEGSEKDQRPDDMMLDDDMVPEEDPRYESEDERVEVRHRERPVGPPLEVEVPFRPPPGDPEKMNMIKVSSIMGIDPNPFDAKTFVEEDTFERDGAKTRIRLVNNIVRHRFVKGRDGKTYSESNARFVRWSDGSLQLLIGNEVLDITEQDARQDQNHLLLKHEKGILQSQGRILKKMRFIPSSLTSNSHRLLTALVDSREKKDFKVKNCVTDIDPEREKEKRERMESQNLKASTKLSQAREKIKRKYPLPVARRQLSTGYLEDALEEDEETDHYGSHRSNRGYEEDLEAEAQRERRIMNAKKKGFPGRSSMSSARPTRRQAEYSESEREESEYETEEEEEEEERPRSRKRVKEPEDEYEEDAEEDEEEEEEDAKANRYSEEDEEAEAEKERGSGRKRKGIESDEEESPPRKAPTHRRMAMVYDSDED